Proteins co-encoded in one Armatimonadota bacterium genomic window:
- a CDS encoding site-specific integrase has translation MRCLEPEDFKRALAALEDQPKVLHAVLFAALTGLRWGEQVALRIEEDVDFRRNRLRISRALYRRTAQTPKTPASVGDVEMCPTVRRLLQAVPWREGYVFSPDGRTPIGDGSWIKRQWRKAQIRAGIRRPISWHDLRHQFVSLLIASGRHPKYIAKQARHASAGFTLDRYGELFETIPITSVEWWDDLLWPQGCPYVPWTQFGHTDDAVGAETRVLSASALVEAAGIEPAS, from the coding sequence GTGCGCTGCCTGGAACCCGAGGACTTCAAGCGCGCCCTGGCCGCGCTGGAAGATCAGCCCAAGGTCCTCCACGCCGTGCTGTTCGCCGCCCTGACGGGCCTCCGCTGGGGCGAGCAGGTCGCCCTCCGCATCGAGGAGGACGTGGATTTCCGCCGCAACCGGCTGCGCATCAGCCGGGCCCTGTACCGCCGCACAGCACAGACCCCCAAGACCCCAGCAAGCGTCGGCGACGTGGAGATGTGCCCGACCGTGCGGCGGCTGCTCCAGGCGGTACCCTGGCGCGAGGGCTACGTCTTCTCCCCCGACGGGCGGACCCCCATCGGGGACGGGTCGTGGATCAAGCGCCAGTGGCGGAAGGCCCAGATCCGGGCTGGCATTCGCAGGCCCATTTCGTGGCACGACCTGCGGCACCAGTTCGTCAGCCTCCTCATCGCCAGCGGCCGCCACCCCAAGTACATCGCCAAGCAGGCCCGGCACGCCTCAGCGGGGTTCACCCTGGACCGCTACGGCGAGCTGTTCGAGACCATCCCGATCACCTCGGTCGAGTGGTGGGATGACCTGCTCTGGCCCCAGGGCTGCCCGTACGTCCCGTGGACACAATTTGGACACACCGACGACGCGGTGGGGGCGGAAACCCGCGTCCTGTCTGCATCAGCGCTGGTGGAGGCGGCGGGAATCGAACCCGCGTCCTGA
- the cas5e gene encoding type I-E CRISPR-associated protein Cas5/CasD encodes MNTLLLRLQGPMQSWGTASRFDRRDTGLEPSKSGVIGLLCAALGRARTDALDDLCALRMGVRVDRQGVLQYDYQTAMRVMRADGTVPRPGDPKGTVQSRRYYLADAAFLVGLESGDWRFLRQLYEAVQNPRWPLYLGRKSYLPSPPVWIPDGIVDAALEEALARYRPLVEPPPESYRYALEERPGARVQREVVSRVRRTDLPIAPLRERRFGERYVWIVTAPAGEIPHVPF; translated from the coding sequence ATGAACACGCTCTTGCTTCGGTTGCAGGGTCCCATGCAGTCGTGGGGGACGGCGAGTCGGTTCGACCGGCGGGACACAGGACTCGAGCCGTCCAAAAGCGGGGTCATCGGGCTGCTCTGCGCAGCCCTCGGGCGGGCGAGGACCGACGCGCTGGATGATCTGTGTGCCCTGCGAATGGGAGTGCGGGTAGACCGGCAGGGCGTGCTTCAGTACGACTATCAAACGGCCATGAGGGTCATGCGCGCTGACGGGACCGTTCCCCGTCCGGGCGACCCCAAGGGCACCGTGCAGAGCAGGCGCTACTACCTGGCGGACGCCGCCTTCTTAGTGGGTCTTGAGTCTGGCGATTGGCGGTTCCTGAGACAGCTGTACGAGGCCGTTCAGAACCCCCGCTGGCCCTTGTACCTCGGGCGCAAGAGCTATCTGCCAAGTCCGCCCGTGTGGATCCCGGACGGGATTGTGGACGCTGCTCTTGAGGAAGCCCTGGCCAGATATCGGCCACTCGTCGAGCCGCCCCCGGAAAGCTACCGGTACGCCTTGGAGGAACGCCCTGGCGCTAGGGTGCAGAGAGAAGTCGTGAGCCGAGTGCGCCGAACCGACCTGCCCATCGCTCCCTTACGGGAGCGGCGGTTCGGTGAGCGGTATGTGTGGATCGTTACCGCACCGGCGGGTGAGATACCCCATGTACCTTTCTAG
- the chrA gene encoding chromate efflux transporter codes for MTQGPPPPSAGRRRSHEDTGGHGNTAHRPPAPPSGEPALGGRALQRALQEVAALFLRLGATAFGGPAAHIAMMRDEVVRRRRWLSDQEFLDLLGATNLIPGPNSTEMAIHLGYRRAGWPGLIVGGAAFIAPAMLIVMALAAVYVRYGATPQATWLLYGVKPVIIAIVVQAIAGLARTAVREPLLAGAGAAALALYFVGIDEIALLVLVGLAVMLWRNVGRSAVRRLVLGMVAGLAVLAVGAAALAPTALAAASGAASSVPFTVGRLVLVFLKIGSVLYGSGYVLLAFLRADFVERLGWLTDQQVLEAIAVGQVTPGPVFTTATFVGYVLGGVPAAVAATVAIFLPGFVFVAASHPLIPRLRRSPWAGALLDGVNVASLALMAGVAWTLGRAAITDGLTVALSAASLVLLGRSRVNAAWLVAGGAAVGVLSGLGR; via the coding sequence ATGACGCAGGGACCGCCGCCACCATCTGCCGGCCGGCGACGTTCCCATGAGGACACCGGGGGCCACGGCAACACGGCACACCGGCCGCCCGCGCCGCCCAGCGGGGAACCCGCCCTCGGTGGACGCGCCCTCCAGCGCGCCCTCCAGGAAGTCGCCGCGCTGTTCCTGCGCCTGGGCGCCACCGCGTTCGGCGGCCCGGCCGCCCACATCGCCATGATGCGCGACGAGGTGGTGCGGCGCCGCCGGTGGCTGTCCGACCAGGAGTTCCTCGACCTGCTGGGGGCGACGAACCTGATCCCCGGGCCCAACTCGACGGAGATGGCGATCCACCTGGGCTACCGCCGGGCAGGCTGGCCGGGGCTGATCGTCGGCGGCGCGGCGTTCATCGCGCCGGCGATGCTGATCGTCATGGCGCTGGCCGCAGTCTACGTCCGGTACGGGGCCACGCCGCAGGCGACCTGGCTGTTGTATGGCGTCAAGCCGGTGATCATCGCCATCGTCGTGCAGGCCATCGCGGGCCTCGCGCGGACGGCGGTGCGGGAGCCGCTGCTGGCAGGAGCGGGCGCGGCGGCCCTTGCGCTCTACTTCGTCGGGATCGACGAGATCGCGTTGCTGGTCCTTGTGGGCCTGGCCGTGATGCTCTGGAGGAACGTCGGTCGCAGCGCGGTCCGCAGGCTGGTCTTGGGGATGGTGGCCGGGCTGGCGGTGCTGGCGGTCGGGGCGGCCGCCCTGGCGCCGACGGCGCTGGCTGCGGCGTCAGGGGCCGCGTCGTCGGTGCCGTTTACGGTCGGGCGTCTCGTCCTGGTGTTCCTCAAGATCGGCTCGGTCCTCTACGGCAGCGGGTACGTGCTCCTGGCCTTCCTGCGCGCGGACTTCGTCGAGCGGCTGGGCTGGCTGACCGACCAGCAGGTGCTGGAAGCGATCGCCGTGGGGCAGGTCACGCCGGGGCCCGTCTTCACCACGGCGACGTTCGTCGGCTACGTGCTGGGAGGCGTACCGGCCGCGGTCGCGGCCACGGTGGCGATCTTCCTCCCGGGCTTTGTGTTCGTCGCCGCCAGCCATCCCCTCATTCCCCGGCTGCGGCGCTCGCCCTGGGCCGGCGCGCTGCTGGACGGCGTGAACGTGGCGTCGCTGGCCCTGATGGCGGGCGTGGCATGGACTTTGGGGCGTGCTGCGATCACCGACGGCCTGACCGTTGCGCTTTCGGCCGCGTCGCTCGTGCTGCTGGGGCGCTCCCGCGTCAACGCGGCGTGGCTGGTTGCGGGAGGTGCGGCAGTAGGAGTTCTGAGCGGGCTTGGCAGGTAG
- the cas1e gene encoding type I-E CRISPR-associated endonuclease Cas1e — MPSVRSSRNLNELPRFRDGLSYLYVEHAVIEQEAKGIALYEEQGVTLVPVAALGVLALGPGTRITHAAIRALAENGCTVLWVGEDFARFYACGVGETRSASRLLRQARAWADPASHLEVVKRLYRFRFTTPLPDDLGLAQLRGLEGARVRSYYESWSHRTGVPWSGRHYDRGRWATADPINRALSAGAAFLYGLCHAAVVSAGYSPALGFIHVGKQLSFIYDVADLYKTELLVPAAFTTVAESPDDVESRIRRVLRERIREVRLLERAVDDLHRLFEGLVPEEAENDYDVDAAKPGWLWDPEGPVPGGVAYGGADPGESTEEPAG; from the coding sequence GTGCCGTCGGTCCGTTCCTCGCGCAACCTGAACGAGCTCCCGCGGTTCCGGGACGGGTTGTCCTACCTTTACGTGGAGCACGCGGTCATCGAACAGGAGGCGAAGGGGATCGCTCTCTATGAAGAGCAAGGGGTCACTCTCGTACCGGTGGCGGCTCTCGGCGTGCTGGCATTGGGGCCCGGTACACGGATTACCCATGCCGCGATTCGCGCTCTCGCTGAAAATGGCTGCACAGTGTTGTGGGTCGGAGAGGACTTTGCTCGGTTCTACGCCTGCGGCGTGGGTGAGACCCGCAGCGCTTCGCGGTTGCTCCGTCAGGCTCGAGCGTGGGCTGACCCCGCCTCTCATCTTGAGGTAGTGAAGCGGCTTTACCGGTTCCGGTTTACCACCCCGCTACCGGACGACTTGGGACTCGCGCAGCTGCGAGGGCTGGAGGGAGCCCGGGTAAGAAGCTATTACGAGTCGTGGAGCCATCGGACAGGAGTTCCGTGGTCAGGACGGCACTACGACCGGGGCAGGTGGGCCACGGCCGATCCGATAAACCGGGCGCTGTCGGCCGGCGCGGCGTTTCTGTATGGACTGTGCCACGCGGCCGTTGTGTCCGCCGGGTATAGCCCGGCCTTGGGGTTCATCCACGTGGGTAAGCAGCTGTCCTTCATCTACGACGTGGCAGACCTGTACAAGACCGAGTTGCTGGTTCCCGCAGCTTTCACCACGGTGGCGGAATCGCCGGACGACGTGGAATCCCGTATCCGACGCGTCCTGCGCGAACGCATCCGCGAGGTCCGGCTACTCGAACGGGCGGTGGACGATTTGCACCGGCTGTTCGAGGGTCTGGTACCTGAGGAGGCGGAGAACGACTACGACGTGGATGCCGCGAAGCCAGGCTGGCTGTGGGATCCGGAGGGGCCCGTACCGGGTGGGGTGGCCTATGGTGGTGCTGATCCTGGAGAGAGTACCGAAGAGCCTGCGGGGTGA
- the casB gene encoding type I-E CRISPR-associated protein Cse2/CasB: MKKSERFVAYLEDLRKDRGAMAALRRILAFNPGEWGDARAYRYVEPFVQDEDGWRWQAYYLVAGLYALHPDGEKPSLAEAVSQVWQEEDRPPSLEGRFLALLDADSDQLPDRLRRVVAYLKSKRKGVNYQRLLEDLLGWFSPDRRVQRRWAREFYRSAEIAPAESEETQVEVQS; the protein is encoded by the coding sequence GTGAAGAAGTCCGAGCGCTTTGTGGCGTACCTGGAAGATCTTCGGAAGGACCGAGGCGCCATGGCCGCCCTCCGACGTATCCTGGCTTTCAATCCGGGCGAGTGGGGGGACGCGCGCGCTTACCGCTATGTAGAGCCGTTCGTGCAGGACGAGGACGGGTGGCGCTGGCAGGCCTATTACCTTGTTGCCGGGCTGTACGCTCTTCACCCCGACGGCGAGAAGCCTAGCCTCGCCGAAGCAGTCTCCCAGGTCTGGCAGGAGGAAGATCGCCCCCCAAGCCTGGAGGGACGGTTTCTTGCATTGCTGGACGCCGATTCCGACCAGTTGCCTGATCGGCTGCGACGGGTCGTAGCTTATCTCAAGTCAAAGCGTAAAGGCGTGAACTACCAGCGTCTACTTGAAGACCTCCTGGGATGGTTCAGTCCGGACCGACGGGTCCAGCGCCGGTGGGCTCGGGAGTTCTACCGGTCCGCGGAGATAGCGCCGGCAGAATCAGAAGAGACCCAGGTGGAGGTGCAATCATGA
- the casA gene encoding type I-E CRISPR-associated protein Cse1/CasA: MPSFDLLNQEWIPVTYAGGRGHVGIREALLRAHELERIGPASPLAEAALHRLLLAVLHRALSGPAAPDAILDLHKVGRFPRDALDSYFQRWAGRFDLFSATTPFYQVPDLPDHEPSPWTKLLPELASGNNPTLFDHTFDEHPPSASPVEAVVALLVHQAFAPGGLIKRLGVTSGPAAPVAGAALFIPQGTTLFETLLLNLVPYEPEGDEPIWERDPYRTADVAGGLARKILSGRTRTYTWLSRAVRLLPEVDGTVRFMGYGPGVIHEPGPDLDPMCAYRRSDNGLQPYTLSVERAFWRDFEAILPAHATWRQPATVDHARRFLRQTDRAALLFPLTVVGQITRQAKVEDVRREAYPLSARALEPDEAARIQEALKLAAEIGNVLGRTGRILAAGLAAPGEVFEVTRSLPLQSTYWSELEVEFPRFLRQLTLDGARVALQRWKDAVSEAVHQAWGLTVRAIGAGARHLRAISEAERWLQTELRRLLL; the protein is encoded by the coding sequence GTGCCGTCCTTCGACCTGCTCAACCAGGAGTGGATCCCGGTCACATACGCTGGAGGCCGGGGGCATGTAGGGATCCGCGAAGCGCTCTTACGTGCACACGAGCTCGAGCGCATCGGCCCTGCGAGTCCTCTGGCTGAGGCCGCGCTTCACCGGCTCCTGCTTGCGGTACTTCACCGGGCCCTCAGCGGCCCCGCTGCGCCCGATGCCATCCTGGACCTCCACAAGGTTGGCCGCTTTCCGCGGGACGCCCTCGACTCCTACTTTCAGCGGTGGGCGGGCCGGTTCGACCTCTTCTCAGCAACTACACCGTTCTACCAGGTGCCAGACCTGCCCGACCACGAACCATCCCCGTGGACCAAGCTGCTTCCGGAGCTGGCGAGCGGGAACAACCCCACGCTCTTCGACCACACCTTCGACGAACACCCTCCCTCAGCCTCCCCCGTGGAAGCCGTGGTCGCCCTGCTTGTACACCAAGCTTTTGCGCCCGGAGGGCTGATAAAACGCCTCGGTGTAACTTCGGGGCCGGCCGCCCCTGTTGCGGGTGCGGCCCTGTTCATCCCACAAGGCACAACGCTATTCGAAACGCTCCTCCTGAACTTGGTTCCCTACGAGCCCGAAGGCGACGAGCCCATCTGGGAGCGGGATCCGTACCGCACGGCTGACGTTGCGGGGGGCCTGGCTCGCAAAATTCTTTCGGGGCGTACAAGGACGTACACCTGGCTTTCTCGGGCTGTACGCCTCTTGCCAGAGGTGGACGGTACCGTGAGATTCATGGGCTATGGTCCGGGTGTGATTCACGAGCCTGGCCCGGACCTGGACCCGATGTGCGCGTACCGGCGTTCCGACAACGGTCTCCAACCCTACACACTGTCGGTTGAGCGGGCTTTCTGGCGGGACTTCGAGGCGATCCTGCCCGCTCACGCCACCTGGCGGCAACCTGCCACCGTCGATCATGCCCGACGGTTCCTCCGGCAGACGGATAGGGCGGCGCTGCTCTTCCCCCTGACCGTGGTAGGGCAGATCACGAGGCAGGCCAAGGTCGAGGACGTCCGCCGCGAGGCCTATCCACTCTCGGCCCGTGCCCTGGAACCCGACGAGGCGGCGCGCATCCAGGAGGCCCTCAAGCTGGCTGCGGAGATTGGAAATGTGCTCGGCAGGACGGGCCGTATCCTAGCCGCTGGCCTAGCCGCCCCGGGGGAGGTTTTCGAGGTCACGCGTAGCCTGCCCCTCCAGAGCACGTATTGGTCTGAGTTGGAGGTGGAGTTTCCCCGCTTCCTACGGCAGCTTACGCTGGACGGCGCGAGGGTTGCCCTCCAGAGGTGGAAGGACGCGGTTTCGGAGGCCGTGCATCAAGCCTGGGGCCTGACGGTGCGCGCTATTGGGGCTGGGGCACGCCACCTACGGGCGATTTCCGAGGCAGAGCGATGGCTGCAAACTGAGCTGAGGAGGCTTCTCCTGTGA
- the cas7e gene encoding type I-E CRISPR-associated protein Cas7/Cse4/CasC, producing MNLVEVHILQPVPPANLNRDDTGSPKDTLFGGFRRARISSQAQKRAVRQYFSNRELLSPEDRAVRTRLLVDELVTRFQDRPPEQVRRVAAAALRAIGLVADEATYRTQYLLFLGNREIDTLARALKEHWEALLTASATLGPQSKKDKKNTARQGAPETVRNALNAILDGGRAVDVALFGRMLADRPEWGVEAACQVAHAISTHRVDREFDFYTAVDDLAPREETGAGMMGDVEYYTATFYRYANVDLELLAQNLRGDRDLAARGVEAFLRAFILTLPSGKQNTFAAHSPPKFVGLIVRENGMPRNLAAAFERPVRPTDGKSLTGVSVEVLTRYWAELDRVYGKPAKEWVALVNLSDGELAYYPEARKNTIEDVIQAAMSGVRALLGTTA from the coding sequence ATGAACCTGGTGGAAGTTCACATCCTTCAGCCGGTCCCTCCGGCCAACCTGAACCGCGACGACACGGGAAGCCCGAAAGACACCTTGTTTGGCGGCTTCCGTCGAGCGCGAATCAGCAGCCAGGCGCAGAAACGGGCGGTCCGCCAGTACTTCTCCAACCGGGAGCTGTTGAGTCCAGAGGATCGTGCGGTGCGGACGCGGCTGTTGGTCGACGAGTTGGTGACACGGTTCCAAGATCGTCCTCCGGAGCAGGTGAGACGCGTGGCCGCTGCAGCGCTGCGTGCCATCGGCTTGGTTGCCGACGAAGCGACCTACCGTACGCAGTACCTACTCTTCCTGGGGAATAGGGAGATTGATACGCTGGCCAGGGCACTCAAGGAGCACTGGGAGGCACTGCTGACCGCGAGCGCTACGCTGGGGCCGCAAAGCAAGAAGGACAAGAAGAATACGGCGCGGCAAGGCGCGCCGGAAACGGTGCGGAACGCCCTTAATGCTATTCTCGACGGTGGTCGCGCGGTCGACGTCGCGCTCTTCGGTCGCATGCTGGCAGACAGGCCCGAATGGGGCGTCGAGGCGGCATGTCAGGTCGCGCATGCCATCAGCACACACCGGGTGGACCGGGAGTTCGACTTCTATACCGCAGTGGACGACCTCGCACCGCGGGAAGAGACCGGGGCGGGCATGATGGGGGACGTGGAGTACTACACGGCAACGTTCTATCGGTACGCAAACGTGGACCTGGAACTCCTGGCCCAGAACCTGCGGGGGGATCGCGACCTAGCCGCCCGGGGCGTGGAGGCTTTCCTGCGCGCGTTCATCCTCACCTTGCCATCGGGTAAGCAGAACACCTTCGCGGCCCACAGTCCCCCGAAGTTCGTAGGCCTGATCGTCCGCGAGAACGGGATGCCGCGCAACCTCGCGGCAGCATTCGAGAGGCCCGTGCGTCCAACCGACGGAAAGAGTCTGACCGGAGTTTCCGTAGAGGTGCTGACTCGCTACTGGGCGGAGCTAGACCGAGTGTATGGTAAACCCGCAAAGGAGTGGGTCGCCTTGGTCAACCTCTCAGACGGTGAACTCGCGTACTACCCCGAGGCGCGAAAGAATACGATCGAGGACGTCATCCAGGCCGCCATGTCAGGGGTGCGGGCTCTGCTTGGCACAACGGCATGA
- the cas6e gene encoding type I-E CRISPR-associated protein Cas6/Cse3/CasE — protein MCGSLPHRRVRYPMYLSRLVLNPRHPLARRDFSNPYAMHATLSWLFEDPKAARPLWRLESTRPPTVLLQSLMRPDFSRLDTRDGFAGYFAQAPETKPQELAVRLREGQVLRFRLEANPTVTRGGKRHGLRRIEEQLLWLHRQAEKAGFAVLGANVTRTERRSFPKRGQEQAIVLWVARFDGVLQVRDPGKLRNAIQEGIGHGKALGLGLLSVALMR, from the coding sequence ATGTGTGGATCGTTACCGCACCGGCGGGTGAGATACCCCATGTACCTTTCTAGGCTGGTACTCAACCCTCGGCATCCGCTTGCTAGGCGCGACTTCAGCAACCCTTACGCCATGCACGCGACTCTGTCGTGGCTATTCGAGGACCCTAAAGCCGCACGCCCCCTTTGGCGTCTGGAGTCCACCCGGCCGCCTACGGTCTTGCTACAGAGTCTCATGCGGCCGGACTTTTCGCGCCTGGACACGCGCGACGGATTCGCAGGCTACTTCGCCCAGGCCCCTGAGACGAAGCCTCAGGAGCTGGCGGTGCGCCTCCGTGAAGGCCAGGTGTTGCGGTTTCGCCTGGAAGCCAATCCGACAGTAACCCGGGGTGGCAAGCGCCACGGCCTGCGCAGAATAGAGGAGCAACTTCTGTGGCTGCACCGACAGGCAGAAAAGGCGGGGTTCGCCGTGTTGGGAGCCAACGTGACCCGGACCGAGCGGCGGAGCTTTCCAAAGCGTGGTCAGGAGCAAGCAATCGTCCTGTGGGTTGCCCGGTTTGACGGAGTCCTGCAGGTCCGGGATCCGGGGAAGCTCCGTAATGCAATCCAGGAGGGCATCGGGCACGGGAAGGCCCTGGGGCTGGGCCTACTCTCTGTTGCACTGATGAGGTAG
- the cas3 gene encoding CRISPR-associated helicase Cas3' — protein sequence MVTGRYHYLLWAKSGDPPHSLIGHMLDVAGVVLEVLQREPPTTRWRLARALGLDEGNAVTFTAALAASHDLGKATPTFQSKWAAGRERVAKGGLRFPRESPDVPHGALSLALLATWLRRCGVDNRVSEAVGRAIGAHHGFVPEEEHIAQVQDPQVVGDHDWEDARNALLGDLFTALDAEVPAALSFFPEEAALALMALTSLSDWIASSPTHFPYGRDLSDLRAYLKQSRSLARLALDDIGWTSRTPLTQGTVSFESLFGFRPNSVQQAVIDALTGVSGPALIVVEAPMGSGKTEAAFYAHLLLQRASGHRGMYVALPTMATGNGMFPRVLEFLRCFGGRPLDLQLQHGTALLSREYQALRPERVAEAPEEGIYAAEWFTHKKRAMLSEYGVGTVDQALLGVLKVRHHFVRLFGLGNRTVVLDEVHAYDTYTSSLIETLLGWLGRQASSVILMSATLPRDRRAALVRAYGAEVPEVEAPYPRILVARPREVARAVAIPASDWERTVEVRGIPKGIDCVVSAAERLAGMGGCVACVVNTVDRAQRAYEFVGHGEPIWAGNVPVGKRVGSLEVYLFHARYPSEERQAREALVLRLFGREGYRQLSRPRRAILIATQVVEQSLDLDFDAMLTDLAPVDLVLQRAGRLHRFDPVKAGERRRPEPHQVPRLYVAGLAEASPDLESWDRVYSRYLLLRTWVLLKGRSSLALPTEIERLVELVYGDGPLDCPTQVASEMELARRDFKREIEKQRQWAHGLAVRDGMSLLGTPQDRLGAMKLEDEEEQDTQFPLTRYGEPSVGVVLLHRVGDRFALNPDGDFLDLERTPTDAWAERIFMRSVRLSGWRVYRALRALQIPPAWQSHPLLRNLRPLALQNGQAAVGSLVLRLDPELGVVYESAGDSC from the coding sequence ATGGTAACGGGTCGTTATCACTACTTGTTGTGGGCCAAGAGCGGCGATCCCCCTCATTCTCTAATCGGCCATATGTTGGATGTCGCAGGGGTAGTCCTGGAGGTGCTGCAACGGGAGCCACCAACCACCCGCTGGCGGCTTGCGCGGGCTCTCGGTTTGGATGAGGGAAACGCGGTGACGTTCACCGCGGCGCTCGCAGCGAGCCACGATCTAGGGAAGGCTACACCTACGTTTCAGTCCAAGTGGGCTGCGGGTCGAGAACGGGTAGCTAAAGGCGGGCTCAGGTTCCCTCGGGAAAGCCCGGATGTCCCGCATGGGGCCCTAAGTCTTGCATTGCTAGCCACCTGGCTCCGACGTTGCGGCGTAGACAACCGGGTAAGTGAAGCTGTCGGGCGAGCCATCGGTGCCCACCACGGATTCGTCCCGGAGGAGGAACACATCGCGCAAGTGCAGGACCCCCAGGTTGTCGGCGATCACGACTGGGAAGACGCCCGCAACGCATTGCTTGGCGATCTCTTCACGGCATTGGACGCGGAAGTTCCCGCAGCACTCTCCTTTTTCCCGGAAGAGGCCGCGCTTGCCCTCATGGCTCTCACCAGTCTCAGCGACTGGATCGCTTCCAGCCCCACACACTTCCCCTACGGCAGGGACCTATCGGATTTGCGGGCCTATCTCAAGCAATCCCGGTCGCTGGCCCGGTTAGCCCTGGACGACATCGGTTGGACATCTAGAACCCCTCTCACTCAGGGTACCGTCTCCTTCGAATCTCTCTTTGGCTTTCGCCCGAACTCTGTACAACAAGCCGTGATAGATGCGCTTACTGGCGTTTCTGGCCCCGCGCTCATCGTGGTGGAGGCGCCCATGGGCTCGGGCAAGACAGAAGCGGCCTTTTATGCGCACCTTCTCCTTCAGAGAGCATCGGGGCACCGCGGCATGTACGTGGCGCTGCCTACCATGGCGACGGGCAACGGGATGTTCCCACGGGTGCTGGAATTCCTTCGGTGCTTCGGTGGGCGCCCCCTGGATCTCCAACTGCAGCACGGCACCGCGCTCTTGAGTCGGGAGTACCAAGCGCTGCGCCCTGAACGCGTCGCCGAGGCGCCGGAAGAGGGAATCTACGCCGCGGAGTGGTTCACCCACAAAAAGCGCGCCATGCTGTCCGAGTACGGGGTGGGGACCGTGGACCAAGCGCTCCTGGGTGTGCTCAAGGTCCGGCACCACTTCGTCCGGCTCTTCGGCCTGGGCAACCGTACGGTGGTTCTGGACGAGGTCCACGCGTACGACACGTACACCTCCTCCCTGATCGAAACTCTCTTGGGTTGGCTCGGGCGCCAGGCGTCGTCCGTCATCCTCATGAGCGCCACCCTGCCTAGGGACCGGCGGGCGGCCCTGGTTCGGGCATACGGAGCTGAAGTTCCGGAAGTGGAGGCGCCGTATCCTCGCATTCTGGTGGCCCGGCCCCGCGAAGTGGCCAGGGCCGTAGCGATCCCCGCCAGCGACTGGGAGCGGACAGTGGAGGTTCGCGGAATCCCCAAAGGAATCGACTGTGTGGTCTCCGCGGCCGAGCGGCTTGCGGGGATGGGCGGCTGCGTAGCGTGCGTCGTCAACACGGTGGATCGAGCGCAGCGCGCCTACGAGTTTGTGGGCCATGGAGAACCCATCTGGGCGGGGAACGTACCCGTGGGCAAGCGCGTCGGAAGCCTTGAAGTGTACCTCTTCCACGCCCGGTATCCGTCCGAGGAGCGGCAGGCGCGGGAGGCGCTGGTTCTCCGGCTCTTCGGCAGGGAGGGGTACCGGCAGCTGTCCAGGCCCCGTAGGGCGATCCTGATCGCAACCCAGGTGGTGGAGCAAAGTCTGGACCTTGACTTCGACGCAATGCTCACCGACCTGGCTCCCGTGGATCTGGTCCTACAGCGGGCGGGCCGGCTGCACCGGTTCGATCCTGTGAAGGCCGGGGAGCGGCGCCGCCCCGAGCCGCACCAGGTGCCTCGGCTCTACGTGGCCGGACTGGCAGAGGCTTCTCCAGACTTGGAAAGCTGGGACCGGGTGTACTCACGCTACCTGTTGTTGCGCACCTGGGTACTGCTGAAAGGGAGATCCTCGTTGGCGCTGCCCACGGAGATCGAGCGCCTGGTGGAGCTGGTCTACGGCGATGGCCCTTTGGACTGCCCAACCCAGGTGGCGTCAGAGATGGAACTGGCCCGCAGGGACTTCAAGCGAGAGATCGAGAAACAAAGACAATGGGCTCATGGGTTAGCGGTCCGGGACGGTATGTCCCTGCTCGGAACCCCCCAGGATCGCTTGGGAGCGATGAAGCTGGAGGACGAAGAGGAACAAGACACCCAGTTCCCCCTAACACGCTACGGAGAGCCCTCTGTAGGGGTCGTCCTGCTTCACCGAGTGGGGGACCGGTTCGCGCTCAATCCCGACGGCGACTTCCTGGACTTGGAGCGCACTCCGACGGACGCGTGGGCCGAGCGGATCTTTATGAGATCGGTGCGGCTGAGCGGCTGGCGGGTCTACCGTGCTCTTCGCGCCCTGCAGATCCCCCCGGCTTGGCAGAGCCACCCTCTGTTGCGTAACCTAAGGCCCTTGGCGCTGCAAAATGGCCAGGCGGCCGTGGGCTCCCTGGTTCTGCGGCTGGACCCGGAGCTGGGAGTGGTCTACGAAAGCGCTGGTGACTCGTGCTAA